From uncultured Flavobacterium sp., the proteins below share one genomic window:
- a CDS encoding homoserine kinase, producing MKEIKLFCPATIANLSCGFDVLGLCLDNAGDEMIIRKVDQKGVRITKIVGADLPLETEKNVSGVAALAMLETLDVDCGFEIEIYKNIKAGSGIGSSAASSAGSVFGINELLGRPYSRKDLVQFAMQGEKLASGNAHADNVAPALLGGFTLVRSYSPLDIIRIDSPEELYATVVHPQIELKTSDARSVLKQNVSLKSAITQWGNVGGLVAGLYTKDYDLIGRSLHDEIVEPLRSVLIPGFDLIKQTALENGALGSGISGSGPSIFALSRGKNTADQIAKAMSDVYEKMNLPYEIHVSKINPDGVRII from the coding sequence ATGAAAGAAATAAAACTATTTTGCCCGGCAACTATCGCAAACCTCTCATGCGGATTTGACGTACTTGGACTTTGCTTAGACAATGCGGGCGATGAAATGATTATTCGGAAAGTCGATCAAAAAGGAGTTCGAATCACTAAAATTGTGGGTGCTGATTTGCCTTTAGAAACCGAGAAAAATGTCTCCGGTGTTGCAGCTCTTGCAATGCTTGAAACTCTTGATGTGGACTGCGGATTCGAAATCGAAATTTACAAAAACATTAAAGCCGGAAGCGGAATTGGAAGCAGTGCGGCAAGTTCTGCCGGATCAGTTTTCGGAATTAATGAACTTTTAGGAAGACCATATTCTCGTAAAGATTTGGTTCAGTTTGCCATGCAGGGCGAAAAATTAGCCAGCGGAAACGCACATGCTGATAACGTTGCTCCTGCCCTTTTAGGCGGATTTACTTTAGTAAGAAGCTATTCTCCGCTTGATATTATCAGAATTGATAGTCCTGAGGAATTGTATGCAACGGTGGTTCATCCGCAAATTGAATTGAAAACATCTGATGCTCGTTCGGTTTTAAAACAAAATGTTTCCCTAAAAAGTGCCATTACGCAATGGGGAAATGTGGGCGGATTAGTTGCCGGATTATATACAAAAGATTACGATTTGATTGGACGTTCCCTTCATGACGAAATTGTTGAACCATTAAGAAGCGTTTTAATTCCGGGATTTGATTTAATTAAACAAACTGCTCTTGAAAACGGTGCTTTAGGTTCAGGAATTTCAGGTTCAGGTCCATCGATTTTCGCTTTAAGCAGAGGAAAAAACACCGCCGACCAAATCGCAAAAGCCATGAGCGACGTTTACGAAAAAATGAATTTACCGTATGAAATTCACGTTTCGAAAATCAATCCTGATGGCGTAAGAATTATATAA
- the thrC gene encoding threonine synthase has product MKYYSLNHNAPKVSFQKAVIQGLASDKGLYFPENITALDPSFFDKIESLSHEEIAFEAIKQFVGDEIPTEKLKEIIADTLVFDFPVVKVENGIYSLELFHGPTMAFKDVGARFMSRCLAYFNKDKKDSKNTVLVATSGDTGGAVASGFLGVDGVDVVILYPSGKVSDIQERQLTTLGQNIKALEVDGVFDDCQDMVKKAFLDETLAHKNLTSANSINIARWLPQMFYFFFAYKALKSQNKPLVFSCPSGNFGNICAGIMAKKLGLPIEHFVASTNVNDTVPRFLENGKYDPKPSKATISNAMDVGNPSNFIRIQELYNNDLKAFEKDFSSYSYTDEQTLEAMKKIYSTDGYIAEPHGAVGYLGLKKELEKHNNAIGVFLETAHPIKFLDVVEPALGITLPIPEQIESVINEEKVSVKIKIYEELKAFLG; this is encoded by the coding sequence ATGAAATACTATAGTTTAAACCATAATGCCCCAAAAGTTTCTTTTCAGAAAGCTGTAATACAAGGATTAGCGAGTGATAAAGGATTATATTTCCCGGAAAATATCACAGCTTTAGATCCTTCATTTTTTGATAAAATCGAAAGTTTAAGCCACGAAGAAATTGCTTTTGAAGCCATAAAACAATTTGTTGGCGATGAAATTCCGACAGAAAAACTAAAAGAAATCATTGCCGATACTTTAGTTTTTGATTTTCCGGTTGTGAAAGTTGAAAACGGAATCTATTCCTTAGAGTTATTTCACGGCCCTACAATGGCTTTCAAAGACGTTGGAGCACGTTTTATGTCACGTTGTCTTGCCTATTTTAATAAAGACAAAAAAGACAGTAAAAACACTGTTTTGGTAGCAACTTCAGGAGATACAGGCGGAGCCGTTGCCAGCGGATTTTTAGGTGTTGATGGCGTTGATGTTGTGATTTTATATCCGTCAGGAAAAGTGAGCGATATTCAGGAAAGACAATTGACTACTTTAGGTCAAAACATTAAAGCACTAGAAGTTGATGGCGTTTTTGATGATTGTCAGGATATGGTAAAAAAAGCATTTTTAGACGAAACTTTAGCGCATAAAAACCTGACTTCGGCAAATTCTATTAATATTGCGCGCTGGTTACCGCAAATGTTTTATTTCTTCTTTGCTTACAAAGCGTTGAAAAGCCAAAATAAACCTTTAGTTTTTTCTTGCCCAAGTGGAAACTTCGGGAATATCTGCGCCGGAATTATGGCAAAGAAATTAGGATTACCAATTGAACACTTTGTAGCATCTACAAACGTAAACGATACGGTGCCGAGATTCTTAGAAAACGGAAAGTACGATCCAAAACCTTCTAAAGCAACAATCTCTAACGCAATGGACGTTGGAAATCCAAGCAACTTTATTAGAATTCAGGAATTATACAATAATGACTTAAAAGCTTTCGAAAAAGATTTCTCTTCTTATAGTTATACCGACGAGCAAACTCTCGAAGCTATGAAGAAAATTTATAGCACAGATGGTTATATCGCAGAACCGCACGGTGCTGTTGGCTATTTAGGTTTGAAAAAAGAACTTGAAAAACACAACAACGCAATTGGTGTTTTCTTAGAAACGGCGCATCCTATTAAATTTTTAGATGTGGTTGAACCTGCTTTGGGAATTACGCTTCCAATTCCGGAACAAATTGAGAGTGTTATTAATGAGGAAAAAGTGAGTGTTAAGATTAAAATTTATGAGGAATTGAAAGCCTTTTTAGGTTAG
- a CDS encoding GNAT family N-acetyltransferase has protein sequence MERNIITMITKATLQDIPALTALINSAYRGESSKKGWTTEAHLLEGKRTDEQDMTEIFLDPKNTILKFTENDKIIGSVLLVEKGHQLYLGMLTVSPELQNSGIGKKLLAEAENHARTLGLSGIIMTVISVREELIAWYKRHGYVDTGEREAFPKSGIHVTVSEEPLEFIYLEKKI, from the coding sequence TTGGAAAGAAATATTATTACCATGATTACAAAAGCAACATTACAAGACATTCCAGCATTAACAGCCCTAATAAATTCAGCATACAGAGGAGAATCTTCTAAAAAAGGCTGGACAACCGAAGCGCATTTATTAGAAGGAAAAAGAACCGACGAGCAGGATATGACAGAAATATTTCTGGATCCTAAAAATACGATTCTGAAATTTACTGAGAATGACAAAATTATTGGTTCGGTTTTATTGGTCGAAAAAGGGCATCAACTGTATTTAGGAATGTTGACAGTTTCTCCTGAACTTCAAAATAGCGGAATTGGGAAAAAGCTTTTGGCTGAAGCCGAAAATCATGCCAGAACACTTGGTTTGTCTGGTATTATTATGACGGTTATTTCAGTTCGTGAAGAACTTATTGCTTGGTACAAACGCCACGGATATGTTGATACAGGCGAAAGAGAAGCTTTTCCTAAAAGTGGTATTCATGTTACGGTTTCTGAAGAACCTTTGGAGTTTATTTATTTGGAGAAAAAGATTTAA
- a CDS encoding DUF3037 domain-containing protein — protein sequence MQDSHLYEYAVIRVVPRVEREEFLNIGIILFCKKAKFIKVLCHINDAKIGALSNDFDIEQLHCNVTALKKIAYGVKDGGPIGEMDIPERFRWLTAIRSSAIQTSRPHSGLSQDLEKTIQRLFEELVL from the coding sequence ATGCAAGATAGTCACTTATATGAGTATGCCGTAATTCGTGTGGTACCAAGAGTGGAACGCGAAGAATTCCTAAATATCGGAATCATTTTATTTTGCAAAAAAGCCAAATTTATAAAAGTTTTATGCCACATAAACGATGCAAAAATCGGAGCATTATCAAACGATTTTGATATCGAGCAATTGCATTGCAATGTAACAGCGCTGAAAAAAATTGCTTACGGAGTAAAAGATGGCGGCCCAATTGGCGAAATGGACATTCCGGAACGTTTTCGTTGGTTAACTGCTATTAGAAGTTCAGCAATTCAGACTTCAAGACCGCATTCAGGACTTTCTCAGGATTTAGAGAAAACGATACAACGCTTGTTTGAAGAGTTAGTTCTTTAA
- a CDS encoding HipA family kinase codes for MKNNFDLRTVNVTRYITPLREGGSLPALAEADDDFKYVLKFKGAGHGVKALIAELVGGQIAKALKLQLPELVFAHLDEAFGRSEGDEEIQDLLQGSQGLNLALHFLSGAITFDPVVTTVDAKLASQIVWLDAYITNVDRTFRNTNMLIWHKELWLIDHGACLYFHHSWNNWEQHAKSPFALIKDHVLLPQATLLKEVDTEYKALLTPEILEEIVNIIPLEWLQWEDADETPEGLRNVYLQFLQTRLNNSEIFVNQAQNAR; via the coding sequence ATGAAAAACAATTTCGATCTAAGAACGGTAAATGTTACACGTTACATAACGCCTTTGCGCGAAGGCGGTTCTTTACCCGCTTTGGCAGAAGCCGACGACGATTTTAAATATGTATTAAAATTCAAAGGAGCCGGTCATGGCGTAAAAGCTTTAATAGCCGAATTAGTAGGCGGACAAATTGCAAAAGCCTTAAAATTGCAACTTCCGGAATTGGTTTTTGCCCATCTTGATGAAGCTTTTGGAAGATCAGAAGGAGACGAAGAAATTCAGGATTTACTGCAAGGAAGCCAGGGATTAAATCTCGCCCTTCATTTTTTATCGGGAGCCATTACGTTTGATCCTGTTGTAACAACGGTTGATGCTAAATTAGCCTCGCAAATTGTTTGGTTAGATGCTTATATTACAAATGTAGACCGTACGTTTAGAAACACCAACATGTTGATTTGGCATAAAGAATTATGGCTTATCGATCACGGTGCATGTTTATATTTTCACCATTCCTGGAACAATTGGGAGCAACATGCAAAAAGTCCGTTTGCATTAATAAAAGATCACGTTTTATTGCCACAAGCCACACTTTTAAAAGAGGTTGATACCGAATATAAAGCACTTTTAACACCGGAAATTCTCGAAGAAATTGTAAATATAATTCCGCTGGAATGGCTGCAATGGGAAGATGCCGATGAAACCCCGGAAGGGCTTCGAAACGTATACTTACAGTTTTTACAAACTAGATTAAATAATTCTGAAATCTTTGTAAATCAAGCCCAAAATGCAAGATAG
- the gcvT gene encoding glycine cleavage system aminomethyltransferase GcvT — translation MKNTALTHIHEGLGAKMLPFAGYNMPITYEGVNAEHETVRNSVGVFDVSHMGEFLLSGPNALALIQKVTSNDASTLTIGRAQYSCLPNNEGGIVDDLIVYKMKDEEYLLVVNASNIEKDWNWISSHNDLGVDMKNISDDYSLLAIQGPKAVEAMQSLSSIDLSAIAYYHFEVADFAGFNDVIISATGYTGSGGFEIYCKNADAEAIWNKVFEAGEAFGIKPIGLAARDTLRLEMGFCLYGNDINDTTSPLEAGLGWITKFTKDFTNSEALKKQKEAGVTRKLVAFEMQERAVPRHDYEIVDASGAVIGIVTSGTMSPSMNKGIGLGYVTVNNSAVDSDIFIRIRKNDVAAKVVKLPFYKK, via the coding sequence ATGAAAAACACTGCGCTTACGCACATACATGAGGGTTTGGGAGCGAAAATGCTACCTTTTGCCGGTTACAACATGCCTATTACATACGAAGGTGTTAATGCTGAACATGAAACGGTTCGAAACAGTGTGGGGGTCTTTGACGTTTCTCACATGGGAGAATTTTTGTTGAGCGGACCAAATGCTTTGGCTTTGATTCAAAAAGTGACTTCAAACGACGCTTCGACTTTGACTATCGGAAGAGCGCAATATTCTTGCCTGCCTAACAATGAGGGCGGAATTGTTGATGATTTGATTGTTTATAAAATGAAAGATGAGGAGTATTTATTGGTTGTAAATGCTTCGAATATCGAAAAAGACTGGAACTGGATTTCATCACACAATGATTTGGGTGTTGATATGAAAAACATTTCTGATGATTATTCTCTATTGGCGATTCAGGGACCAAAAGCGGTTGAAGCTATGCAGTCTTTGTCTTCTATAGATTTATCTGCAATTGCTTATTACCATTTTGAAGTGGCTGATTTTGCCGGATTCAATGATGTAATTATCTCTGCAACTGGTTATACTGGTTCTGGAGGGTTCGAAATTTACTGCAAAAATGCTGATGCTGAAGCGATTTGGAACAAAGTTTTTGAAGCTGGTGAAGCTTTCGGAATTAAACCAATTGGTCTTGCTGCTCGTGATACTTTACGTCTTGAAATGGGTTTCTGTTTGTACGGAAATGATATTAATGATACTACTTCTCCGCTTGAAGCCGGATTGGGATGGATCACTAAATTTACTAAAGACTTTACAAACTCTGAGGCTCTTAAAAAGCAAAAAGAAGCTGGTGTTACCAGAAAATTAGTTGCTTTTGAAATGCAGGAACGTGCTGTGCCAAGACATGATTATGAAATTGTTGATGCTTCTGGTGCTGTAATTGGTATTGTAACTTCTGGAACTATGTCGCCTTCTATGAATAAAGGTATTGGTTTAGGATATGTTACGGTAAATAATAGTGCTGTTGATAGTGATATCTTTATTAGAATTAGAAAAAATGATGTTGCTGCAAAAGTGGTTAAATTACCTTTTTACAAGAAATAG
- a CDS encoding HutD family protein: protein MNIQLLPKKSSKASIWSGGLTYEYMIYPKTANYTDRGFVFRISSATIEQVPSEFTKFKGYYRYLVMLDNCLDIEVNKEKKIYEKYEIMEFNSDDEVTSYTKGIDFNWMVSEKISHHKLKITNNNQICNSQIIILFSLYTTVIKINEKPYDLEPHDLLIIENQKKENIMLHFSNECLLGILDF, encoded by the coding sequence ATGAACATACAACTTTTACCAAAAAAAAGTAGTAAAGCTTCTATTTGGAGTGGTGGATTGACGTATGAATATATGATATATCCGAAAACTGCAAATTATACCGATAGAGGTTTTGTATTTAGAATAAGCAGTGCTACAATAGAGCAAGTGCCTTCAGAGTTTACCAAATTTAAGGGCTATTACAGATACTTGGTTATGCTTGATAACTGCTTAGATATTGAGGTAAACAAAGAAAAAAAAATATACGAGAAATATGAAATTATGGAATTTAATTCTGATGATGAAGTGACTTCTTATACAAAAGGCATTGACTTTAATTGGATGGTTTCTGAAAAAATATCCCATCACAAACTGAAAATAACGAATAATAATCAGATTTGTAATTCACAAATAATAATTTTATTCTCTTTATATACAACAGTTATTAAAATTAATGAGAAGCCATACGATCTGGAACCTCATGATTTATTGATCATTGAAAATCAAAAAAAAGAAAATATAATGCTTCATTTTTCTAATGAATGTCTCCTTGGAATATTGGATTTTTAA
- a CDS encoding FAD-dependent oxidoreductase yields the protein MIWSGIKKAIQFINRKKRRSIPFYGFILFILYIFLLIEFSGDSKFDTTIENKTLNDITQINPIQVNQIIKPKTVNEIVHAIKNTTGPISIGGGKYSMGGQTAFENSLHIDMRSFNKIIHIDTTKKQITVQAGIRWRDIQKVIDPLNLSIKIMQTYSNFTVGGAISVNCHGRYIGHGPIISSVLEVKVITANGDIIIANRKVNQDVFNAAIGGYGGIGVIAEVTLQLVDNVKVERFHQVMNIEDYKAYFDKNIRNNTNVVFQNGDLYPPKYDKIMSVSWEKTTKPLTDEERLIPEDENYWLESNLSGVVSWGNSGKWIREYTIDPLVYLPEIVRWRNKEASYDVRELEPSSREKTTYVLQEYFIPVENIKSFIPKMSAVFQNNKVNVINVSLRHALPDHESCLSWARKEVFAFVIYYKQNTDQQAKDHVKKWTLEMTDAILSENGTWYLPYQPHATVEQFKKGYPESDKYFALKNKLDPDQRFTNKLLDKYNPYAKSKISEEKKKIKDYFRAEEQTVLTVPEWYLVYNPKEYADYLESGKNPSDFPFYKSIDEYWKLYDRSIKLTSKAYPENGEYKTMLQVIGVSMTMEYGAKILYENTIGRFFALFSEEKNSEAEKTIIEAQRAYSDFIYQTAWYEFKFMPWIKKVWTASEKSDYSVLRKWERTMIFTLEFSFKAFYSKLIEWGAKSSYETPSNLIYLIVSNVDTIKENPNLKIIKKDGDEMIIAVTRWEIFTKEMMKLSNQDLKIYEISGNDEIAVSTIENRFNKPNLKDVKLLYQSKIVTDGSLKRNVYLLPVEKLLPFIKDSKKNKLVIEHVYDY from the coding sequence TTGATATGGTCTGGAATTAAAAAAGCCATTCAGTTTATTAATAGAAAAAAGCGAAGATCAATTCCATTCTATGGTTTTATTTTATTCATCTTATACATTTTCTTACTGATAGAATTTTCAGGAGATTCAAAATTCGATACCACAATTGAGAACAAAACCCTGAATGATATTACGCAAATAAATCCGATTCAGGTCAACCAGATTATCAAACCAAAAACGGTCAATGAAATTGTTCATGCTATAAAAAATACGACAGGACCCATTTCTATAGGCGGAGGAAAATACAGTATGGGAGGGCAAACTGCCTTTGAAAACAGTTTGCATATTGATATGAGATCTTTTAATAAAATCATCCATATTGATACCACTAAAAAGCAAATTACCGTTCAGGCAGGAATTCGTTGGAGAGATATTCAAAAAGTAATCGATCCTTTGAATTTGTCCATCAAAATCATGCAGACTTATTCTAATTTTACTGTTGGAGGTGCGATATCTGTAAATTGCCACGGAAGATATATTGGTCATGGTCCAATTATTTCGTCGGTTTTAGAGGTAAAAGTAATTACTGCAAATGGTGACATTATAATTGCCAATCGAAAAGTAAATCAGGATGTTTTTAATGCCGCAATTGGCGGTTATGGCGGAATTGGTGTTATCGCTGAAGTTACTTTGCAATTAGTTGACAATGTAAAAGTCGAGAGATTTCATCAAGTAATGAATATTGAAGATTACAAAGCCTACTTTGATAAAAATATTAGAAATAACACAAATGTTGTTTTTCAAAATGGCGATTTGTACCCACCGAAATATGATAAAATAATGAGTGTTTCATGGGAAAAAACTACAAAACCATTAACTGACGAAGAACGATTAATTCCCGAAGATGAAAATTATTGGCTGGAATCAAACTTATCAGGAGTCGTTTCTTGGGGAAATTCAGGAAAATGGATTCGCGAATACACCATTGACCCTTTGGTTTATCTTCCTGAAATAGTACGATGGCGAAATAAGGAAGCAAGTTATGATGTTAGGGAATTAGAGCCTTCTTCTCGTGAAAAAACAACATATGTCTTGCAAGAATACTTCATTCCCGTTGAAAACATAAAATCATTTATTCCGAAAATGAGTGCCGTTTTTCAAAACAATAAAGTAAATGTCATCAATGTTTCCTTGCGACATGCGCTTCCGGATCATGAAAGTTGTCTGTCATGGGCACGAAAAGAGGTATTTGCTTTTGTGATTTATTACAAGCAAAATACGGATCAGCAAGCGAAAGATCACGTAAAAAAATGGACACTTGAAATGACAGATGCCATTTTGAGCGAAAACGGAACATGGTATCTTCCGTATCAGCCTCACGCAACTGTTGAGCAGTTTAAAAAAGGATATCCAGAAAGTGATAAATATTTTGCATTAAAAAACAAACTTGATCCTGATCAGCGATTTACAAATAAGCTTTTGGATAAATATAATCCTTACGCAAAAAGCAAAATTTCAGAGGAAAAGAAAAAGATAAAAGACTATTTCAGAGCCGAAGAACAAACCGTTTTGACAGTTCCTGAATGGTATTTAGTTTATAATCCGAAAGAATATGCTGATTATCTGGAAAGCGGTAAAAATCCGTCTGATTTTCCTTTTTACAAATCTATTGATGAATATTGGAAATTATATGACCGCTCGATAAAACTAACTTCCAAAGCTTATCCTGAAAACGGAGAATATAAAACTATGCTACAGGTTATTGGCGTAAGCATGACAATGGAATATGGTGCAAAAATTCTTTATGAAAATACTATTGGAAGATTCTTTGCTTTATTCTCGGAAGAAAAAAACTCTGAGGCCGAAAAAACGATTATTGAAGCACAACGCGCATACAGTGATTTTATTTATCAAACAGCATGGTATGAGTTTAAATTTATGCCTTGGATTAAAAAAGTTTGGACAGCTTCTGAAAAATCAGATTACAGCGTACTTCGAAAATGGGAAAGAACAATGATTTTTACATTAGAATTTTCGTTTAAAGCTTTTTATTCGAAACTTATTGAATGGGGCGCAAAATCCAGCTACGAAACGCCTTCTAATTTGATTTATTTAATTGTTTCGAATGTTGATACCATTAAAGAAAACCCGAACTTAAAAATCATCAAAAAAGATGGTGATGAAATGATTATTGCTGTTACACGCTGGGAAATTTTCACAAAAGAAATGATGAAGCTTTCAAATCAGGATCTGAAAATTTATGAAATTTCAGGAAATGATGAGATTGCAGTTTCGACAATAGAGAATAGGTTTAATAAACCAAATTTAAAAGATGTAAAACTATTGTATCAATCCAAAATTGTGACAGATGGCAGTTTAAAACGGAATGTATATCTTTTACCAGTTGAAAAATTACTGCCTTTTATTAAGGATTCGAAAAAGAATAAACTTGTAATTGAACATGTTTATGATTATTAA
- a CDS encoding NAD(P)H-hydrate dehydratase produces MKDPFLITKEDILKFYKPVNPNTHKGLQGHAVIIAGSYGKIGAAVLASKSCLKSGCGLVTTFTPKCGYQILQISIPEVMVVTDENTNFITNIHLPLIPQAIAIGPGIGQELGTQKALFEFLRVNKTPLVLDADALNILAENQSWLELVPENTILTPHPKELERLIGKWNSESEKFQKTIVFSEKYKVIIVMKGAPTYIINKTEIYENTTGNAALATAGSGDTLTGIITSLLAQGYEPKHAAKLGVFLHGLTADIALPKTGYQSFIASDIIENLGKAFLELDN; encoded by the coding sequence ATGAAAGATCCGTTTCTAATCACAAAAGAAGATATTCTAAAATTCTACAAACCCGTAAATCCCAACACACATAAAGGACTTCAGGGGCACGCCGTGATAATTGCCGGAAGTTATGGCAAAATTGGAGCAGCAGTTCTCGCGTCAAAATCCTGTTTAAAATCAGGCTGCGGACTCGTAACTACTTTCACACCAAAATGTGGTTACCAGATTCTGCAAATCTCGATTCCCGAAGTTATGGTGGTCACCGATGAAAATACCAATTTTATCACCAATATCCATCTGCCATTAATTCCTCAGGCAATAGCAATCGGACCGGGAATCGGGCAGGAGTTAGGTACACAAAAAGCCCTGTTCGAATTTTTAAGAGTCAATAAAACACCTTTAGTTCTCGATGCTGACGCATTAAATATTTTAGCAGAGAACCAATCCTGGTTAGAATTAGTTCCTGAAAACACAATTCTGACACCTCATCCAAAAGAATTGGAACGCTTAATAGGCAAATGGAATTCAGAATCTGAAAAGTTTCAAAAAACAATTGTTTTTTCTGAAAAATACAAAGTCATAATCGTCATGAAAGGCGCACCAACCTACATCATCAACAAAACCGAAATCTACGAAAACACCACCGGAAATGCTGCATTAGCAACCGCAGGAAGCGGCGATACCCTAACCGGAATCATCACAAGTTTATTGGCGCAAGGTTATGAACCCAAACACGCAGCAAAACTAGGCGTCTTCCTCCACGGACTAACAGCTGATATCGCTTTACCAAAAACAGGTTATCAATCGTTTATAGCTTCAGATATAATTGAAAATTTAGGAAAGGCTTTTTTAGAATTAGATAATTAG